The bacterium genome segment GCCCGTTTCAACCAGGTCGCCTTTGAGGACGACGCGGCCCGGCAACGCGCCCGCAAGCGGTTGCTGCACGCAGCGAAAAAGTTTGGCATTCTCCCCATTGGTTTCATCACCAGCCAACTGCACTCGGCGCGGAATGAAGCATCCCCGGCGCCGCTCCCCAGGGGGTTCGTCACCCTGCTGATGACCGATATCGAGAATTCCACTGCCATACTTCGCCGACTGGGCGCCCGATATCGGAACCTGTTAAAAAATGCTCGAGGAGTTCTGCGCACAGCGGTCGTGCGGGCCGGCGGCCGCGAAATTGACGTCCGCGCCGACGAGTTCTTCGCGGTCTTTAAGCACGCCCCCGGGGCGATCGAGACCGCGGTGGCCATCCAGCGTGCATTCCGCGCACGCTCATGGCCCGACGGTCTCAAAATCCGGGTGCGCGTCGGAATCCATAGCGGTCGTCCAACGCTCACCGAGTTCGGATACATCGGCCTGACCGTCCACACCGTAGCGCGCGTTTGCTCGACGGCTCAGGGGGGTCAGATCGTCATCTCGAGCGACACCAAGGCCGCTGTCGGACGACATGAGCCTCCGGGCATCCGGTTCCGGAGTCTCGGCTGGCGCCGCTTGGCTGGCCTGGCGGATCCACTGGCGCTCTACCAAGTCGAAGCGGAAGAACCGCACGCCAGCCTAGCACCGCCCAGGACGAGAGCGGCTCGTGACTGGGGCTCGTCGCCTGTCGCTTGAACGGATCCCGCAGGCAGCCCGTAGCCAAAATGCGGCTGCCCACGCCTCCCGCAGTTGCACCTAAACCCGTCCAGGAGCGGCTGTGCGGCCGGTCGATGTGAGCAACCCGCGGACGGAGGTGCGCGGATGAGGAACGTTACACGTCGTGAGTTCATCGGTTCGGCCGTGAGAACTGGGGTGGCGTCCGGCCTCTCGCTCGCCGCCGGGAACGGCTGGGCCTCCGCGGCGGCCGCGGCGGCGGGTCCGGTCAAAGGGGGCACGCTGAATTACGCCGAGGCCGGCGATTTCAACGACTTTAACCCCTGGGGATTCAGTGCGGTCAACTTCGAGATGTACGATCAGGTGTTCTCGCGCCTGCTCTGGAAAGACGGACAGGGCAAGGAACACCCGGATCTCGCGGAATCCTGGGTCATCGCGCCGGACAAACGATCCGTCCGGTTGAAGATACGAGACAACATCAAGTGGCACGACGGGAAACCCTGCACGGCTCAGGACTTTGTGACGACGTTCGGCTATCTCAAGGACCCCGTGATCGGAAAGTACTATGGGGCCCAGAAGATTCAAGGGCTGATGTCGCCGGCCAGGGAGGTGCGGGCGGCCGACAGGCTCGTCCTCGACATCCTCTTTGACAAGCCGGTCCCCTACATGACCGACATCCTGGATTACTGGTTTGTCATCCGGATCGACGATTCGTCTGATCCACGGTTCTTGAAGAAGCTGCCCGTGGGGACCGGCCCGTTCAGGATGACCGAATGGGTGACCGGCCAGTACGCGAAAT includes the following:
- a CDS encoding adenylate/guanylate cyclase domain-containing protein, with protein sequence MPTLSSGQRAGLPNSAFAYIDSQGQRRLPINDESHVRNALARFNQVAFEDDAARQRARKRLLHAAKKFGILPIGFITSQLHSARNEASPAPLPRGFVTLLMTDIENSTAILRRLGARYRNLLKNARGVLRTAVVRAGGREIDVRADEFFAVFKHAPGAIETAVAIQRAFRARSWPDGLKIRVRVGIHSGRPTLTEFGYIGLTVHTVARVCSTAQGGQIVISSDTKAAVGRHEPPGIRFRSLGWRRLAGLADPLALYQVEAEEPHASLAPPRTRAARDWGSSPVA